The following proteins are co-located in the Schistocerca nitens isolate TAMUIC-IGC-003100 chromosome 2, iqSchNite1.1, whole genome shotgun sequence genome:
- the LOC126235749 gene encoding uncharacterized protein LOC126235749 has product MTVFDIKITVLKASKTFSARSCTNSSLAIGLTQHFKSHSRRFLHVKAENSNFPQITRNGYLSLLYYTYDQPPEPHLQLLPSIAKRRMQSCRPNIFSRIIPCRSASGHWQPHPIFFKADHPFVFPILDQRIKTVLFAGRHSDPRTTSLREQDCLY; this is encoded by the exons atgacggtcttcgacatcaaaatcaccgttcttaaggcgtcgaaaacattctctgcacgttcctgCACTAACAGTTCCCtcgccattggtcttacccagcattttaagagccacagccgcagatttcttcatgttaaagcagaaaattcaaacttcccgcaaataacgagaaatgg ATACCTAAGCTTACTGTATTatacctatgaccaaccacctgaaccccacttgcagctactgccgtctattgcgaAACGGCGgatgcaaagttgtagacctaatattttCAGTCGTATAATACCATGCAGATCAGCCTCAGGTCATTGGCAGCCACATCCCATCTTCTTCAAAGCAGACCATCCCTTCGTGTTCCCCATACTGGACCAGCGGATCAAAACTGTGCTCTTCGCTGGACGTCACTCCGATCCTCGGACAACGTCTTTACGTGAACAGGATTGCCTATACTAA